One Agrobacterium vaccinii DNA window includes the following coding sequences:
- a CDS encoding UDP-2,3-diacylglucosamine diphosphatase: MAAQTETRQFRTLFISDVHLGSKAAKTDFLLDFLRYHEADTIILVGDIIDGWRLRRNWYWPQGCNDVVQKLLRKARKGTRIVYIPGNHDEFLREFPGTHFGGIEVAERMIHEAADGKKYLVIHGDEFDVVVRNARLLAYLGDWAYDAAIAINVLLAAIRRRIGLPYWSFSAWAKLQVKHAVNFIGEFQRVVADEARRNNVDGVICGHIHHAVMEDIDGIRYINTGDWVESCTAVAETMDGTFELITWMKSDDKIEENQVTELEPVAFPKLISTYAA; this comes from the coding sequence ATGGCCGCGCAAACCGAAACCAGACAGTTCAGAACGCTTTTCATTTCCGACGTGCATCTTGGCTCCAAGGCAGCCAAAACGGATTTCCTTCTGGATTTCCTTCGCTACCATGAAGCCGATACGATCATCCTCGTGGGCGACATCATCGATGGCTGGCGCCTGCGCCGCAACTGGTACTGGCCACAGGGCTGTAACGATGTGGTGCAGAAGCTTCTGCGCAAGGCCCGTAAGGGAACGCGCATCGTCTACATTCCCGGCAACCACGATGAGTTTTTGCGGGAATTCCCCGGCACCCATTTCGGCGGTATCGAAGTGGCTGAAAGGATGATCCACGAAGCTGCTGACGGAAAGAAATATCTCGTCATTCACGGCGATGAGTTCGACGTGGTGGTGCGCAATGCGCGTCTGCTGGCCTATCTGGGTGACTGGGCCTACGACGCGGCGATTGCCATTAACGTTCTCCTTGCCGCTATTCGCCGCCGGATCGGCTTGCCCTATTGGTCGTTCTCGGCCTGGGCAAAGCTTCAGGTGAAGCATGCCGTCAACTTCATTGGCGAGTTTCAGCGCGTTGTGGCCGATGAGGCCCGTCGCAACAATGTCGACGGTGTGATCTGTGGCCACATCCACCACGCCGTGATGGAGGATATCGACGGTATCCGCTACATCAACACCGGCGACTGGGTGGAAAGCTGCACGGCGGTTGCCGAAACGATGGACGGTACCTTCGAGCTGATCACGTGGATGAAGTCGGACGACAAGATCGAGGAAAACCAGGTGACCGAGCTGGAGCCGGTGGCTTTCCCCAAGCTCATCAGCACCTACGCCGCCTGA
- a CDS encoding NADP-dependent malic enzyme, with the protein MSSEDTGKTQDQNANADLEQQALFYHRYPRPGKLEIQASKPLGNQRDLALAYSPGVAAPCLAIHENPEAAAEYTARANLVAVISNGTAVLGLGNIGPLASKPVMEGKAVLFKKFAGIDVFDIEIDAPGINDMVSTISALEPTFGGINLEDIKAPECFEVERQLREKMNIPVFHDDQHGTAIIVAAAVTNALELAGKSLSSVKIVASGAGAAALACLNLLVVLGAKRENIWVHDIEGLVYEGRNTLMDEWKEVYAQKTDKRVLSETIDGADVFLGLSAAGVLKPELLARMAEKPLILALANPNPEIMPELARQARPDAMICTGRSDFPNQVNNVLCFPYIFRGALDCGATTINEEMKMAAVHAIAELAREEVSEVAAKAYSDETPIFGPNYLIPSPFDPRLILRIAPAVARAAAASGVAARPITDFDAYLDQLNRFVWRSGFIMKPIFNLAKTAEKKRIIFAEGEDERSLRAAQVLLEEGTGVPILIGRPQIIETRLKRFGLRIRPNTDFAVVNPEDDPRYREYVDDYFALVGRAGINPEAARTIVRTNSTVIGALSVKRGEADALICGLEGRFDRHLRDINQIIGKREGAHTFGGLSLLITQQGALFLTDTFVNYEPTSEDIAELAILAAKEIKRFGIVPKIALASHSNFGSRDSESARKMRRALQLVRTTAPELEIDGEMQGGSALSEVLRKRAMPNSSLSGEANLLVFPNLDSANITLGVVRTMTEGLHVGPILLGSALPVHILSPTVTSRGVVNMAALAAVQASHPSV; encoded by the coding sequence ATGAGTTCTGAGGACACGGGCAAGACGCAAGACCAAAACGCCAATGCGGATCTGGAACAACAGGCCCTGTTTTATCACCGTTATCCGCGCCCGGGAAAACTGGAAATACAGGCGTCAAAGCCGCTTGGTAACCAGCGCGATTTAGCGCTTGCCTACTCCCCCGGCGTCGCTGCACCATGCCTCGCGATCCATGAAAACCCTGAGGCCGCAGCGGAATACACCGCGCGTGCCAATCTCGTAGCCGTCATCTCCAACGGCACGGCAGTGCTGGGCCTCGGCAATATCGGCCCTCTCGCCTCAAAGCCCGTCATGGAAGGCAAGGCCGTTCTGTTCAAGAAGTTCGCTGGCATTGACGTCTTCGACATCGAAATCGACGCCCCCGGCATCAACGACATGGTCTCCACCATCTCGGCGCTGGAGCCGACTTTTGGCGGTATCAATCTTGAAGACATCAAGGCACCGGAATGTTTCGAAGTGGAGCGTCAGCTTCGCGAGAAAATGAACATTCCCGTGTTCCACGACGACCAGCACGGCACGGCCATCATCGTTGCAGCCGCCGTGACCAACGCACTGGAACTTGCTGGTAAGTCTCTGTCGAGCGTCAAGATCGTTGCTTCGGGTGCCGGTGCCGCTGCACTCGCCTGCCTCAACCTGCTGGTAGTGCTGGGTGCGAAGCGTGAAAACATCTGGGTTCACGACATCGAAGGCCTCGTCTATGAGGGCCGCAACACCCTGATGGACGAGTGGAAGGAAGTCTACGCGCAGAAGACAGACAAGCGCGTGTTGAGCGAAACCATCGATGGCGCCGACGTTTTCCTGGGCCTGTCCGCCGCAGGCGTTCTGAAGCCGGAACTGCTGGCGCGCATGGCGGAGAAGCCGCTGATTCTAGCGCTTGCAAACCCCAACCCGGAAATCATGCCGGAACTGGCGCGTCAGGCACGCCCGGATGCGATGATCTGCACAGGCCGTTCGGACTTCCCGAACCAGGTCAACAACGTGCTTTGCTTCCCCTATATCTTTAGGGGTGCGCTGGATTGCGGCGCGACCACCATCAACGAAGAAATGAAGATGGCCGCCGTCCACGCCATTGCCGAACTGGCGCGCGAGGAAGTGTCGGAAGTCGCGGCGAAGGCCTATAGCGATGAGACGCCGATCTTCGGCCCCAACTATCTTATCCCCTCGCCGTTCGACCCGCGCCTCATCCTGCGCATCGCGCCTGCGGTTGCCCGTGCTGCTGCAGCAAGCGGTGTCGCCGCGCGACCGATCACCGATTTCGACGCCTATCTCGATCAGTTGAACCGCTTCGTCTGGCGGTCCGGCTTCATCATGAAACCGATCTTCAACCTGGCAAAAACCGCAGAAAAAAAGCGGATCATTTTTGCCGAAGGCGAAGACGAGCGCTCGCTGCGCGCTGCACAGGTTCTGCTGGAAGAAGGCACCGGTGTGCCGATTCTCATCGGTCGTCCACAGATCATCGAGACGCGCCTGAAGCGCTTCGGGCTGCGCATTCGCCCGAATACGGACTTTGCCGTGGTCAACCCGGAGGACGATCCACGCTACCGTGAATACGTCGATGACTATTTCGCGCTCGTGGGCCGCGCCGGTATCAACCCGGAGGCTGCGCGCACCATCGTTCGTACCAACAGCACCGTCATCGGCGCACTCTCTGTGAAGCGTGGTGAAGCGGACGCCCTGATCTGCGGTCTGGAAGGTCGTTTCGACCGTCATCTGCGCGACATCAACCAGATCATCGGCAAGCGTGAGGGCGCGCATACGTTCGGCGGCCTCAGCCTGCTGATCACGCAGCAGGGTGCGCTGTTTTTGACGGACACCTTCGTCAACTACGAGCCGACCTCGGAAGATATCGCAGAACTGGCCATTCTCGCGGCCAAGGAAATCAAGCGCTTCGGCATCGTTCCGAAAATCGCACTCGCAAGCCACTCCAACTTCGGCTCGCGCGATTCCGAAAGTGCCCGCAAGATGCGCCGCGCGTTGCAGCTCGTGCGCACAACAGCACCGGAACTGGAAATCGATGGCGAAATGCAGGGCGGTTCCGCACTATCGGAAGTGCTGCGCAAACGCGCCATGCCCAACAGCTCGCTGTCTGGAGAAGCGAACCTGCTGGTCTT